One Hippoglossus hippoglossus isolate fHipHip1 chromosome 13, fHipHip1.pri, whole genome shotgun sequence genomic window carries:
- the LOC117772559 gene encoding zona pellucida sperm-binding protein 3-like translates to MGSSQLIVFGFVLTCVRFSDARFLSMSVPNYWEVEAQEPAAAEPERKNSRASVEQALRLQVERTQPTVSSLSWRFPKDPLDPVITPPVKFELRQPVTTNPVALRCGESRLQVEVSQDLLGLGMLIKPEEIMLGGCPATDVDNLSHVLVFESELQGCGSTLVMTENAFIYAFTLVYNPKVLSRSGIIRSQSAAIGVECHYPR, encoded by the exons ATGGGCTCCAGCCAGCTTATCGTATTTGGCTTTGTGCTGACATGTGTGAGGTTTAGTGATGCTAGATTTCTCAGTATGAGCGTGCCAAACTACTGGGAGGTTGAGGCGCAGgagcctgcagcagcagagcctgaaAGGAAGAACTCCAGGGCGTCTGTTGAACAAGCTCTCAGGCTCCAGGTAGAGCGGACCCAGCCAACAGTCAGCTCACTCTCCTGGAGGTTTCCAAAAGATCCATTGGATCCAGTGATCACGCCCCCTGTCAAGTTTGAACTGCGGCAGCCGGTGACTACCAACCCTGTTGCTTTGAGGTGTGGGGAAAGTAGACTCCAGGTGGAAGTGAGTCAGGACCTGCTAGGCCTCGGCATGTTGATTAAACCTGAGGAGATCATGCTTGGTGGTTGTCCAGCCACTGATGTTGACAACTTGTCTCATGTGCTTGTCTTTGAATCTGAGCTGCAAGGCTGTGGCAGCACACTTGTG ATGACAGAGAACGCCTTCATTTATGCCTTCACATTGGTCTACAACCCTAAAGTGTTGAGCAGAAGTGGCATTATACGGAGCCAGAGTGCGGCCATTGGAGTAGAGTGCCACTACCCAAGGTGA